From one Misgurnus anguillicaudatus chromosome 2, ASM2758022v2, whole genome shotgun sequence genomic stretch:
- the LOC129437325 gene encoding zinc finger CCHC domain-containing protein 18-like: protein MEVVEKEGVKVPNAVLISGITDTEVDEEILDFLAQYGSIIRSIPVIDPSLESKKSLIVEFSSGLAVQNLQEMLPYVQQAEDNPDISFHVTALSDTYIQKLGKTTTQSYLNDLKELASRSGESFEDVLKGMLDHIQETIIQKPCLEPTLVGPDESLPVHSADPPQTEFTFKQSQVPINAAQHHTVPPASAAASPRSPSFTVSDLNPPAVQKVVVEHLVRTSDFAMSGNSPLRLRAFSGRVPHPPNEADYETWRTSAELLCQDPTVSDFHRVRRICESLLSPAADIVKSLSPTATPSAYIQLLDSAFAPIEDGDELFAKFLNTFQNPGEKPSAYLQRLHVALQTTMRRGGVLSSEVDKHLLKQFCRGCWESPLLLELQLEQKKNSPPSFAELMTMLRTEESKQASKNVRMKQHLGNPKPRVVVNSQTAISDDVTQLHSVTAQLASQITQVQKQLAVLTSKQSKEKQNPKISAVKPESSQDTCSSKRKDKISDKSQPARPKPGYCFRCGEEGHIASSCSNDPNPMLVAEKREQLKKRQSEWDLQYGNLKPQSN from the coding sequence atggaGGTTGTAGAGAAAGAGGGCGTGAAAGTTCCAAATGCTGTTTTAATTAGCGGCATAACTGATACTGAAGTGGATGAAGAAATATTAGACTTCCTGGCGCAGTATGGGTCAATTATTAGATCCATCCCAGTGATTGATCCTAGCTTAGAGTCAAAGAAGTCTTTAATAGTTGAATTCAGCTCTGGACTAGCAGTTCAAAACCTCCAGGAAATGCTTCCCTATGTTCAGCAAGCAGAAGATAATCCTGACATCTCTTTTCATGTAACAGCTCTATCAGACACTTATATTCAGAAGCTGGGAAAAACCACAACCCAAAGTTATCTCAATGATCTGAAAGAATTAGCGAGTCGTAGTGGGGAAAGCTTTGAGGATGTTCTGAAGGGCATGCTAGATCATATTCAGGAGACAATTATCCAAAAGCCATGTCTTGAACCTACCCTTGTAGGACCTGACGAGTCATTACCTGTTCATTCAGCAGATCCGCCCCAGACTGAGTTCACCTTTAAGCAGTCTCAAGTGCCAATAAATGCTGCACAACATCATACTGTTCCACCAGCATCTGCAGCCGCAAGCCCAAGGTCCCCATCATTCACTGTAAGTGACTTAAACCCACCTGCAGTGCAAAAAGTTGTAGTGGAGCACCTTGTACGCACAAGTGACTTTGCAATGTCTGGGAATTCACCATTGCGGCTCCGTGCTTTCTCCGGGCGAGTTCCCCACCCACCCAATGAGGCTGATTATGAAACTTGGCGCACCAGTGCTGAACTTCTCTGTCAAGACCCAACAGTATCTGATTTCCACAGAGTTCGTAGAATCTGTGAGAGTCTTTTGTCCCCAGCAGCAGACATTGTGAAATCTCTTAGTCCCACAGCAACGCCTTCAGCTTACATTCAGCTACTTGACTCTGCTTTTGCTCCCATTGAGGATGGTGATGAATTATTCGCCAAATTTCTAAATACATTCCAGAACCCAGGTGAAAAGCCATCTGCGTACTTACAACGACTGCATGTGGCATTGCAGACTACCATGCGACGTGGTGGAGTACTTAGTTCAGAGGTCGACAAACATCTGCTTAAACAGTTTTGCAGGGGATGTTGGGAAAGCCCCTTGCTTCTAGAGTTGCAATTAGAGCAGAAAAAGAACTCACCTCCGTCCTTTGCTGAACTGATGACAATGTTACGTACTGAGGAGAGCAAACAAGCTTCAAAAAATGTACGGATGAAACAACACTTAGGTAATCCTAAGCCACGTGTTGTTGTAAATTCTCAAACAGCCATTAGTGATGATGTGACCCAGTTACATTCCGTTACTGCTCAGTTAGCAAGCCAAATAACACAGGTCCAAAAGCAGCTCGCAGTGCTAACTTCAAAACAGTCCAAAGAGAAGCAAAACCCAAAGATTAGTGCTGTCAAACCTGAGAGTAGTCAGGACACGTGTAGTTCtaagagaaaagacaaaatttcAGACAAATCACAGCCAGCTAGACCTAAGCCAGGTTACTGCTTTAGGTGTGGAGAGGAGGGGCATATTGCCAGCTCCTGCTCAAATGATCCTAATCCCATGTTAGTAGCAGAAAAAAGAGAACAACTCAAAAAGCGTCAAAGCGAATGGGATTTGCAGTATGGCAACCTTAAGCCGCAGTCAAACTAA